In Pseudoduganella albidiflava, a single window of DNA contains:
- the mpl gene encoding UDP-N-acetylmuramate:L-alanyl-gamma-D-glutamyl-meso-diaminopimelate ligase produces the protein MHIHILGICGTFMGGLAVLAKEAGHKVTGCDANVYPPMSTQLEAQGIELIQGFDADQVKLNPDLYVIGNVVSRGNPLVEEILNRSLPYVSGPQWIGEHILRDKWVLAVAGTHGKTTTSSMLAWILEDAGYAPGFLIGGVPMNFGISARLQGQTAGKSGDSAFFVIEADEYDTAFFDKRSKFVHYHAKTAILNNLEYDHADIFPDIGAIETQFHHLVRTVPGIGRVIVNGDEESLQRVIRRGCWSEKESFGNDGNANWTLKEHPDGSFDVLFNGKFEALINWKLTGRHNRYNALAAIAAARNVGVPVAQAAKSLESFESVKRRMEVRGVVNGVTVYDDFAHHPTAIATTVGGLRQKLGADTRILAVLEPRSNTMKLGAMKDALPASLREADFVFGFGSEKALGWSLATTLAPMGSKAAGYEDIDLMVKAIVGQARPGDHVVVMSNGGFGGVHGKLLDALQALKA, from the coding sequence GCCACAAGGTGACCGGCTGCGACGCCAACGTCTACCCGCCGATGAGCACCCAGCTGGAAGCCCAGGGTATCGAACTGATCCAGGGTTTCGATGCGGACCAGGTGAAGCTGAACCCGGACCTGTACGTGATCGGCAACGTGGTTTCGCGGGGTAATCCGCTGGTCGAGGAAATCCTCAACCGCAGCCTGCCGTATGTGTCCGGCCCGCAGTGGATCGGCGAGCACATCCTGCGTGACAAATGGGTGCTGGCGGTGGCCGGCACGCACGGCAAGACCACCACCTCGTCGATGCTGGCCTGGATCCTGGAAGATGCGGGCTACGCGCCGGGCTTCCTGATCGGTGGCGTGCCGATGAACTTCGGCATTTCCGCGCGATTGCAGGGCCAAACCGCCGGCAAGAGCGGCGATTCGGCGTTCTTCGTCATCGAGGCGGACGAATACGACACGGCCTTCTTCGACAAGCGCAGCAAGTTCGTGCACTACCACGCCAAGACGGCGATCCTGAACAACCTGGAATACGACCATGCCGACATCTTCCCCGATATCGGTGCGATCGAAACCCAGTTCCACCACCTGGTGCGTACCGTGCCGGGCATCGGCCGCGTGATCGTCAACGGCGACGAAGAATCCCTGCAGCGCGTGATCCGGCGCGGCTGCTGGAGCGAGAAGGAAAGCTTCGGCAATGACGGCAACGCCAACTGGACGTTGAAGGAACATCCGGACGGCAGCTTCGACGTGCTGTTCAACGGCAAGTTCGAAGCGCTGATCAACTGGAAGCTGACCGGCCGCCACAACCGCTACAACGCGCTGGCCGCGATCGCCGCCGCCCGCAATGTCGGCGTGCCGGTCGCCCAGGCGGCCAAGTCACTGGAATCGTTCGAGAGCGTCAAGCGCCGGATGGAAGTGCGCGGCGTGGTGAACGGGGTGACGGTGTACGACGATTTCGCCCATCACCCGACCGCGATCGCCACCACCGTGGGCGGCCTGCGCCAGAAGCTGGGTGCCGATACGCGCATCCTCGCCGTGCTGGAGCCGCGCTCGAACACGATGAAGCTGGGCGCGATGAAGGATGCGCTGCCGGCCAGCCTGCGCGAGGCCGACTTCGTGTTCGGCTTCGGCAGCGAAAAGGCACTGGGCTGGAGCCTGGCCACCACGCTGGCGCCGATGGGTTCGAAGGCCGCGGGCTACGAGGATATCGACCTGATGGTGAAAGCCATCGTCGGCCAGGCGCGGCCGGGCGACCACGTGGTCGTCATGAGCAATGGCGGCTTCGGCGGCGTGCACGGCAAGCTGCTCGATGCGCTGCAGGCACTGAAGGCCTGA
- a CDS encoding YqiA/YcfP family alpha/beta fold hydrolase, translating into MADGQRAAGKILYLHGFRSSPLSMKGRLLGERMAQLGRAADYLAPQLPASPKLAMQQAMALVAGLPRDQVANELAIVGSSLGGYYATWMAEQLGCRAALLNPAVTPLRDLEKYVGMTTMFHTGEPFEFKREYIAELGELAVPAITRPERYYLLAATGDEVLDWRDMVAHYPGARQHVIDGSDHGIAEFADYVDEVLAFCGIGAG; encoded by the coding sequence ATGGCCGATGGACAGCGTGCCGCGGGCAAGATCCTGTACCTACACGGCTTCCGCTCGTCGCCGCTGTCGATGAAGGGCCGGCTGCTGGGCGAGCGGATGGCGCAGCTGGGCCGCGCCGCCGACTACCTGGCGCCGCAGTTGCCCGCATCGCCGAAGCTGGCGATGCAGCAGGCCATGGCACTGGTGGCCGGACTGCCCCGGGATCAGGTGGCCAATGAGCTGGCCATCGTCGGCTCGTCGCTGGGCGGCTATTACGCCACGTGGATGGCCGAGCAGCTGGGCTGCCGCGCCGCGCTGCTCAATCCCGCCGTCACGCCGCTGCGCGACCTGGAAAAATACGTGGGCATGACCACCATGTTCCACACTGGCGAGCCGTTCGAGTTCAAGCGCGAATATATCGCCGAGCTGGGCGAACTGGCCGTGCCCGCCATCACCCGGCCGGAACGCTACTACCTGCTGGCCGCCACCGGCGACGAAGTGCTGGACTGGCGCGACATGGTGGCGCATTACCCGGGTGCCCGGCAGCACGTGATCGACGGTTCCGACCACGGCATCGCCGAGTTCGCGGACTACGTCGATGAAGTGCTGGCCTTCTGCGGAATCGGGGCTGGATGA
- a CDS encoding chorismate--pyruvate lyase family protein gives MRERSLRRANWYRHVLAVNAPVALACWLTSGGSLTARLKAHAGTFRVQVLRQRPAQCLADESGALGLPRIGNGRGRCWEREVLLRCDNTPVVFAHTVVPMSADAADWPLFSALGERSLGTTLFGDPMVARGPLEYARLRGSHPLARRARAALAGQGIAVPDELLLYARRCLYRRRQGTLLVTEVFLPQVAALVPKTSNTR, from the coding sequence ATGAGGGAACGCTCGCTGCGCCGGGCCAACTGGTACCGGCATGTGCTGGCCGTGAACGCGCCGGTGGCGCTGGCGTGCTGGCTCACGTCGGGCGGTTCGCTGACGGCCCGGCTGAAAGCCCATGCCGGCACCTTCCGGGTGCAGGTGCTGCGCCAGCGGCCCGCGCAGTGCCTGGCCGACGAATCCGGCGCGCTGGGCCTGCCCCGCATCGGCAACGGGCGTGGCCGCTGCTGGGAACGGGAAGTGCTGCTGCGGTGTGATAATACGCCCGTGGTGTTCGCGCACACGGTGGTGCCGATGAGCGCGGACGCCGCCGACTGGCCGCTGTTTTCCGCGCTGGGCGAACGGTCGCTGGGCACCACCCTGTTCGGCGACCCGATGGTGGCGCGCGGCCCGCTCGAATATGCGCGGCTGCGCGGCAGCCATCCGCTGGCGCGCCGTGCCCGCGCCGCGCTGGCGGGACAGGGAATCGCCGTCCCCGACGAACTTTTGCTGTATGCACGGCGCTGCCTGTACCGGCGGCGCCAGGGCACGCTGCTGGTGACCGAGGTATTCCTCCCCCAGGTCGCGGCGCTGGTGCCGAAAACCTCCAACACGAGATGA
- a CDS encoding ribonuclease catalytic domain-containing protein — protein sequence MNVFFEESGDFKVGQVLSTAGEAYQVEMASGKRSKVKAKDVLLQYDKPAPEELMEQARAVAADVDLDFLWEVAGQEEFGFAELGAEYFGHAPLPAEAAGLILALHTAPVYFHKKGRGRYKAAPEQTLKAALAGIEKKKQQAIVQQGYVDELKANKLPPSMAGIVQQLLFKPDKNTIEYKALEAACNELHTTPARLMLAVGGIGSAKDLHMARFLFESFPRGHGFPDVAVPPPPAGLPVAAVEAFSIDDVTTTEIDDAMSIVHLDDGKVRIGIHIAAPGLAIRPDDVIDKIARARLSTVYMPGDKITMLPDSVVEAYTLAEGKTCPALSLYATLDPADWTVISTETRAEMVPIANNLRHNDLDDVVNEQTLATGEGDYPRKAELTLLWAWAQHLEAGRMAKREAFGLKPEQNNRVDFNFYVEDDVVTITRRKRGAPLDKIVAEMMIFANSTWGKLMHDHGVPGIYRSQGRGVGGWNAKMQVRMLTHAAPHEGLGVDQYAWSTSPLRRYTDLVNQWQILAVAEKGVMAPLVAPFKHKDANLFAIVSAFDAAYAAYADFQANMERYWCLRWLGQEDKHQVDAVVLKDEVLRLTDIPLVIRLPGMPSAPRGAAVKLDVIRWDEVDLTIETRLLEIEEAAPAAVDFEEEEEEGDADKALVGETVPELVADPDQPADEKVEVAEAADEADAAAVPPAAG from the coding sequence ATGAATGTCTTTTTTGAAGAATCCGGCGATTTCAAGGTCGGACAAGTGCTGTCCACCGCCGGCGAGGCTTACCAGGTGGAGATGGCCAGCGGCAAGCGCAGCAAGGTGAAAGCCAAGGATGTGCTGCTGCAGTATGACAAGCCCGCGCCCGAGGAGCTGATGGAGCAGGCGCGCGCGGTGGCGGCCGATGTCGACCTGGATTTCCTGTGGGAGGTGGCTGGCCAGGAAGAATTCGGGTTCGCCGAACTGGGCGCCGAGTACTTCGGCCATGCGCCGCTGCCCGCCGAGGCGGCGGGGCTGATCCTGGCGCTGCACACGGCGCCCGTGTATTTTCATAAAAAGGGCCGTGGGCGCTACAAGGCCGCGCCCGAGCAGACCCTGAAGGCCGCGCTGGCCGGCATCGAGAAGAAGAAGCAGCAGGCCATCGTCCAGCAGGGCTACGTGGACGAGCTGAAGGCGAACAAGCTGCCGCCCTCCATGGCGGGCATCGTGCAGCAGCTGCTGTTCAAGCCGGACAAGAACACCATCGAATACAAGGCGCTGGAAGCGGCCTGCAACGAGCTGCACACCACGCCGGCGCGCCTGATGCTGGCGGTGGGCGGCATCGGTTCGGCCAAGGACCTGCACATGGCCCGCTTCCTGTTCGAATCGTTCCCACGCGGGCATGGCTTCCCGGACGTGGCGGTGCCGCCGCCGCCGGCCGGCCTGCCGGTCGCCGCGGTCGAGGCATTCTCGATCGACGACGTGACCACGACCGAGATCGACGATGCCATGTCGATCGTCCACCTGGACGATGGCAAGGTGCGCATCGGCATCCACATCGCCGCGCCGGGCCTGGCCATCCGCCCGGACGATGTTATCGACAAGATCGCCCGCGCGCGCCTGTCCACTGTCTATATGCCGGGCGACAAGATCACCATGCTGCCGGATTCCGTGGTCGAGGCCTATACGCTGGCCGAGGGCAAGACGTGCCCGGCGCTGTCGCTGTATGCCACGCTCGATCCCGCCGACTGGACCGTGATCTCGACCGAGACGCGCGCCGAGATGGTGCCCATCGCGAACAACCTGCGCCACAACGATCTCGATGACGTGGTGAATGAACAGACGCTGGCCACTGGCGAGGGTGACTACCCGCGCAAGGCCGAGCTGACCTTGCTGTGGGCATGGGCGCAGCACCTGGAAGCGGGCCGCATGGCCAAGCGCGAGGCGTTCGGGCTGAAGCCGGAGCAGAACAACCGCGTCGACTTCAATTTCTATGTCGAGGACGATGTCGTCACGATCACGCGCCGCAAGCGTGGCGCGCCGCTGGACAAGATCGTGGCCGAGATGATGATCTTCGCCAACAGCACCTGGGGCAAGCTGATGCACGACCACGGCGTGCCCGGCATCTACCGCAGCCAGGGCCGCGGCGTGGGCGGCTGGAACGCCAAGATGCAGGTGCGCATGCTGACGCATGCCGCGCCGCACGAAGGTCTCGGTGTCGACCAGTATGCCTGGAGCACGTCGCCGCTGCGCCGCTACACGGACCTGGTCAACCAGTGGCAGATCCTGGCCGTGGCCGAGAAGGGCGTGATGGCCCCGCTGGTCGCGCCGTTCAAGCACAAGGATGCCAACCTGTTCGCGATCGTCTCGGCGTTCGACGCGGCCTATGCCGCCTATGCCGACTTCCAGGCCAATATGGAACGCTACTGGTGCCTGCGCTGGCTCGGCCAGGAAGACAAGCACCAGGTCGATGCCGTGGTGCTGAAGGATGAAGTGCTGCGCCTGACCGACATCCCGCTGGTGATCCGCCTGCCGGGCATGCCGTCGGCGCCGCGCGGCGCGGCCGTCAAGCTGGACGTGATCCGCTGGGATGAAGTGGACCTGACGATCGAGACGCGCCTGCTGGAGATCGAGGAAGCCGCGCCGGCCGCCGTCGACTTCGAGGAAGAAGAAGAGGAAGGCGACGCGGACAAGGCGCTGGTCGGCGAGACCGTGCCGGAGCTGGTCGCCGATCCCGACCAGCCTGCCGACGAGAAGGTGGAAGTGGCCGAAGCCGCCGACGAAGCGGACGCAGCCGCCGTCCCGCCCGCCGCTGGCTAA
- a CDS encoding TonB family protein, which produces MKYLQENRFLAIALAVSVLAHAALLAVRFVAPQEFKLAPTDPTLEVILVNAKHANRPLKAEALAQANLDGGGMADQGRSKSPLPDMRRVADGDSIEASRRRIEQLEEVQKKLLTQVKTTPYRAAPVTENSKPDPTPTGAELIESSKAIARMAAEIAQTIEDQNKRPRRTYITPSTQQVGYAMYYKTFQRKVEEVGTLNFPQVNGRKLYGELVLSIPIFQDGTLYTKEGGITVQTSSGNPALDQAAIAIVRRAAPFGKFPPNMLSNDRDDLWVIITRFKFTREQKLEAQLGGAK; this is translated from the coding sequence GTGAAGTATTTACAAGAAAACCGGTTCCTCGCGATCGCCCTGGCCGTCTCGGTGCTCGCACATGCGGCGTTGCTGGCGGTGCGTTTCGTGGCGCCGCAGGAATTCAAGCTGGCGCCCACCGATCCGACGCTGGAAGTCATCCTCGTCAATGCCAAGCACGCCAACCGGCCGCTGAAGGCCGAGGCGCTGGCGCAGGCCAACCTGGATGGCGGCGGCATGGCCGACCAGGGCCGCTCGAAGTCGCCGCTGCCGGACATGCGCCGGGTGGCCGATGGCGACAGCATCGAAGCCTCGCGCCGCCGCATCGAGCAGCTGGAAGAAGTGCAGAAGAAGCTGCTGACGCAGGTGAAGACCACGCCGTACCGCGCCGCACCCGTCACCGAGAACAGCAAGCCCGATCCCACGCCCACCGGCGCCGAGCTGATCGAAAGCAGCAAGGCGATCGCCCGCATGGCGGCCGAGATCGCGCAAACCATCGAAGACCAGAACAAGCGCCCGCGCCGCACCTACATCACGCCCAGCACCCAGCAGGTGGGCTATGCGATGTACTACAAGACCTTCCAGCGCAAAGTGGAAGAGGTGGGCACGCTGAACTTCCCGCAGGTGAACGGCCGCAAGCTGTATGGCGAGCTGGTGCTGTCGATCCCGATCTTCCAGGATGGCACGCTGTATACAAAGGAGGGCGGCATCACGGTGCAGACCAGTTCCGGCAATCCGGCGCTGGACCAGGCGGCGATCGCCATCGTGCGCCGCGCCGCGCCGTTCGGCAAGTTCCCGCCCAACATGCTGTCGAACGACCGCGACGACCTGTGGGTCATCATCACCCGGTTCAAATTCACCCGCGAACAAAAACTCGAAGCCCAACTCGGTGGAGCAAAATAA